A genomic region of Fusarium falciforme chromosome 4, complete sequence contains the following coding sequences:
- a CDS encoding 5-aminolevulinate synthase has translation MDAVLRQSKAMCPFLKTASPATLRALSTSTRPQAALPSTAAASPCGGTMSKLQLLGQRCPVMGKAMAVQTAKHRAAASVRAFSGHSKTGKAKIHTSRNQEARAVDRPLFEGRDNAPIPPGTNPNRKATSASPVAAAAAAGFHSPGKFDYEGFYNAELDKKHKDKSYRYFNNINRLAKEFPRAHMSDKEDRVTVWCANDYLGMGRNTHVLNKMHETLEEYGAGAGGTRNISGHNRHAVELEGTLAKLHAKDAALVFSSCYVANDATLATLGSKMPDCVILSDSLNHASMIQGIRHSGTKKIVFKHNDIQDLEAKLASLPLHVPKIIAFESVYSMCGSIGPIEEICDLAEKYGAITFLDEVHAVGMYGPHGAGVAEHLDWEAHVKGAPRGTIMDRIDIITGTLGKAYGCVGGYIAGSSKLVDMIRSLAPGFIFTTSLPPATMAGAKTSIEYQMEYDGDRRLQQLHTRAVKEAMNARDIPVIPNPSHIIPILVGNAETAKAASDMLLNDYRIYVQSINYPTVPVGQERLRITPTPGHTKEYRDQLVQAVDEIWTRLNIKRTSDWAAEGGFIGVGEEGNVQEPLWTDKQLNVEQATEEIKATGNAVNGITEALLELESRQTSQAATAA, from the exons ATGGACGCCGTCCTTCGCCAGTCCAAGGCCATGTGCCCCTTCTTGAAGACGGCCTCGCCTGCCACTCTGCGCGCCCTGTCCACCTCGACCCGTCCCCAGGCCGCCCTCCCCTCGACGGCTGCCGCCTCTCCCTGCGGCGGCACCATGTCCAAGCTTCAGCTGCTCGGTCAGCGGTGCCCCGTCATGGGCAAGGCCATGGCTGTCCAGACGGCCAAGCACCGCGCTGCTGCCTCGGTTCGAGCTTTCTCTGGTCACTCCAAGaccggcaaggccaagattcaCACCAGCCGTAACCAGGAGGCCCGCGCCGTCGACCGCCCGCTCTTTGAGGGTCGCGACAATG CCCCCATTCCTCCTGGAACCAACCCGAACCGAAAGGCTACCTCGGCCTCTCCCgtcgctgctgccgccgccgctggctTCCACTCTCCTGGTAAATTCGACTACGAAGGCTTTTACAATGCCGAGCTCGACAAAAAGCACAAGGACAAGTCGTATCGCTacttcaacaacatcaaccgTCTGGCCAAGGAATTCCCCCGCGCGCATATGTCTGACAAGGAGGATCGAGTAACTGTCTGGTGCGCAAACGATTACCTGGGCATGGGCCGAAACACTCATGTCTTGAACAAGATGCATGAAACCCTCGAGGAGTATggcgctggtgctggtggaaCCCGAAACATCTCCGGCCACAATAGGCACGCTGTCGAGCTTGAGGGTACGCTGGCCAAGTTGCACGCTAAGGATGCGGCTCTTGTGTTCAGCTCATGCTATGTGGCCAACGACGCGACTCTGGCAACACTGGGTAGCAAGATGCCCGATTGTGTGATTCTGTCGGATAGCCTGAACCATGCCTCCATGATCCAGGGTATCCGACACTCTGGAACCAAGAAGATTGTGTTCAAGCACAACGACATCCAGGACCTCGAGGCAAAGCTTGCGTCTCTGCCGCTGCACGTACCCAAGATCATCGCCTTTGAGTCCGTGTACAGCATGTGCGGCTCCATTGGCCCAATTGAGGAGATTTGCGACCTTGCTGAAAAGTACGGCGCCATCACCTTTCTCGATGAAGTCCATGCTGTCGGCATGTACGGTCCTCACGGTGCTGGTGTTGCTGAGCACCTGGACTGGGAGGCACACGTCAAGGGTGCCCCTCGGGGAACTATCATGGACCGCATTGACATCATTACTGGCACTCTGGGCAAGGCTTATGGCTGCGTTGGTGGATACATTGCCGGCAGCTCCAAGCTCGTTGACATGATTCGCTCTCTGGCTCctggcttcatcttcaccacTTCGCTGCCTCCTGCGACCATGGCTGGCGCCAAGACGTCGATTGAGTATCAGATGGAGTATGATGGTGACCGACGGCTCCAGCAGCTGCACACTCGGGCTGTCAAGGAGGCGATGAACGCCCGAGACATCCCCGTAATTCCTAACCCCTCCCACATCATCCCCATCCTTGTTGGAAACGCGGAGACCGCCAAGGCGGCTTCCGACATGCTTCTCAACGACTACCGAATCTATGTGCAGTCGATCAACTACCCCACTGTCCCTGTTGGCCAGGAGCGTCTCCGAATCACTCCTACCCCTGGACACACCAAGGAGTACCGAGATCAGCTCGTCCAGGCTGTTGACGAGATCTGGACTCGGCTCAACATTAAGCGAACTTCTGATTGGGCGGCCGAGGGCGGCTTCATCGGtgtcggcgaggagggcaacGTTCAGGAGCCCCTCTGGACTGATAAGCAGCTCAACGTGGAGCAGGCGaccgaggagatcaaggccacTGGCAATGCGGTCAATGGCATCACTGAGGCgctcctcgagcttgagTCGAGGCAGACTTCCCAGGCTGCCACGGCTGCTTGA
- a CDS encoding Zn(2)-C6 fungal-type domain-containing protein, giving the protein MSPGIVPSKNKGPKACTTCAKAKARCVPGPEGSLKCDRCHRLDKTCMSQTPAPPRPRKSPKLSKIAALEKRLEELSSHVRHDSSSRSPTPSPEAETEPVSERCSKTDSWDFNHIFPLKQSADSQAPHPPASEPGKRRPWDSWWPTPHEAELLLANYRNIHACLFPFVRVPEHLTALEVRENRPFMWKAIMMVGCFLDGARQVKLGEELLAEIGRAAVVDGLKSLDLLHGLQMLVAWFHYALKGSQVTNLLFLARSMCVNLTFKEDASLQGEAMERNLDHMRAYAGTYYLNTLVFTANKRPDVLMNTSSLESCCKALEANMQYPSDEYLVKLVRIQQLAQSISLTMTVENIGQHAMKLPLTMVVRSFQDQLDQYRNSLGPRFSGNDNLKSHIHVAEVLLYEIALSDQHSTASYMPLTDRLQLLWGCLRSLKSFFDLRFSHRELERPRFLCMSASDFVYTIITGIKLMTLQLPGWNLASIHNELDMTEVMGQQVRDLVVIVARRKQGNILGTATPSGVPAPQPPEDPFERLLRQLKTLRDLVKVELKRLVAGTANPQVVEFSQDILMGDFSSDFWQGSTQGFNVWNIVGDPGVLDESMQ; this is encoded by the exons ATGAGTCCCGGCATTGTCCCATCCAAGAACAAGGGCCCCAAGGCCTGCACGACATGCGCCAAGGCAAAGGCCAGATGCGTCCCGGGCCCTGAAGGGAGCCTCAAGTGCGACAG GTGTCACCGGCTGGACAAGACATGTATGTCCCAGACTCCGGCTCCGCCCCGGCCCCGGAAGAGCCCCAAGCTGTCAAAGATTGCCGCTCTGGAGAAGCGTCTGGAGGAGCTGTCGTCCCATGTACGGCACGACTCCTCGAGCAGGTCCCCCACACCGTCCCCCGAGGCAGAGACAGAGCCAGTATCGGAGCGCTGCAGCAAGACCGACAGCTGGGACTTTAACCACATTTTCCCTCTGAAGCAGAGCGCTGATAGTCAAGCACCCCATCCACCCGCGTCAGAACCAGGCAAGCGGCGCCCATGGGACTCATGGTGGCCTACGCCACACGAGGCCGAGCTGCTGTTGGCAAACTATAGGAACATCCATGCGTGTCTGTTCCCCTTTGTGAGGGTGCCGGAGCATCTCACGGCGCTCGAGGTGCGAGAGAACCGGCCGTTCATGTGGAAGGCCATCATGATGGTGGGGTGCTTCCTCGATGGGGCAAGACAGGTCAAGCTGGGTGAGGAGCTGTTGGCCGAGATTGGCCGGGCGGCGGTTGTGGATGGGTTGAAGAGCCTGGATCTGCTGCATGGGCTGCAGATGTTGGTAGCATG GTTTCACTATGCACTCAAGGGCTCGCAGGTTACGAACCTGCTCTTCCTTGCCCGGTCCATGTGCGTCAACTTGACTTTCAAAGAGGATGCCAGTTTGCAAGGGGAAGCCATGGAGCGGAATCTCGACCATATGAGAGCATATGCCGGGACATATTATCTCAACACTTT GGTGTTTACGGCAAACAAGAGACCGGATGTTCTCATGAACACTAGTTCCCTAGAGTCATGCTGCAAGGCGCTTGAGGCAAACATGCAGTATCCGTCTGATGAGTATTTAGTAAAGCTGGTGAGAATTCAGCAGCTAGCTCAGTCCATCTCTCTCACCATGACTGTCGAAAATATCGGTCAACATGCTATGAAGCTACCTTTAACAATGGTGGTGCGCTCATTTCAGGATCAACTTGATCAGTACAGGAATTCTCTTGGTCCACGCTTTTCCGGCAATG ATAATCTCAAGTCGCATATTCATGTGGCCGAGGTCCTCCTTTACGAGATTGCCCTCTCGGATCAACACTCTACAGCCTCATACATGCCCTTGACCGACCGACTCCAGCTCCTCTGGGGCTGTCTCAGGTCGCTCAAGTCCTTTTTTGATCTCCGCTTCTCGCATCGTGAGCTGGAGAGGCCAAGGTTCCTGTGCATGAGTGCGTCCGACTTTGTCTACACCATCATCACGGGCATTAAGCTCATGACGCTGCAATTGCCTGGATGGAACCTCGCCAGCATTCACAACGAGCTCGACATGACCGAGGTGATGGGCCAGCAGGTTCGCGATCTGGTGGTCATCGTCGCGCGGCGCAAGCAGGGCAACATCCTAGGCACGGCGACGCCCTCAGGTGTTCCGGCGCCGCAGCCCCCTGAGGATCCGTTCGAGAGGCTTTTGCGGCAACTCAAGACGCTGAGGGACCTAGTCAAGGTGGAGCTGAAGCGGCTTGTAGCCGGGACTGCGAACCCTCAGGTCGTCGAGTTTAGCCAAGATATTTTGATGGGTGATTTCAGCAGCGATTTTTGGCAGGGATCCACGCAGGGGTTTAATGTTTGGAATATCGTGGGGGATCCAGGCGTGTTGGATGAGTCTATGCAATGA
- a CDS encoding TMP-TENI domain-containing protein gives MAKPSVNYGLYLVTDSTPAILGDGDLEKVVEAALRGGVTVLQYRDKHSERAVAVETAKKLHAVSRRYNVPLLINDRVDVAVEVGCEGVHIGQDDMAFEEARNLLGPDKIIGVTASSVEEALKACKAGADYLGLGTVYSTQTKKDTKSIIGPSGVREILSALAAAGHGAVPTVCIGGVNGSNAGSVLTAARSPTKALDGVAVVSAIIAAPDPAAASRDLLSQVITAKIPEVVGAVANTTPLTHNMTNLVVQNFAANVALCVGASPIMANYAEEAADLAKLGGALVVNMGTVTPDGLKNYIQAIKAYNEAGRPIVLDPVGAGATSVRRNAVKSLLDAGHFTVIKGNEGEIQTVAGATITQRGVDSTSSLTLAQKASLVRSIAKKRRNVVLLTGAVDLVSDGSRTLAISNGHPYLGEVTGTGCTLGTTVSAMVAAYGADPLLAAVAGTVMFGLAAEFAAERSEVRGPGTFVPTFLDELYAIRKATGNGDLRWLTMAKVKAVEAADIEA, from the exons ATGGCCAAACCATCCGTCAACTACGGCCTCTACCTCGTCACCGACTCGACCCCGGCCATCCTCGGCGACGGAGACCTCGAGAAGGTCGTCGAGGCCGCGCTGAGGGGCGGCGTCACCGTCTTGCAGTACCGCGACAAGCACAGCGAGCGTGCCGTGGCTGTTgagacggccaagaagctgcaCGCCGTGTCACGGCGGTACAACGTTCCCTTGCTCATCAACGATCgtgttgatgttgctgtCGAGGTTGGGTGTGAGGGTGTTCATATTGGACAGGATGATATGG CCTTTGAGGAGGCCAGGAACCTCTTGGGACCTGATAAGATCATCGGTGTTACTGCAAGCTCTGTAGAAGAAGCTCTCAAGGCCTGTAAAGCTGGCGCCGACTATCTCGGTCTTGGGACCGTCTATTCAACCCAGAC CAAGAAGGACACAAAGTCCATTATTGGCCCCTCTGGCGTCCGTGAGATCCTCTCCGCGCTCGCGGCTGCCGGTCACGGCGCTGTACCTACTGTTTGTATCGGCGGCGTCAACGGCTCCAACGCCGGCTCCGTCCTCACGGCTGCCCGCTCGCCGACCAAGGCCCTTGACGGCGTTGCAGTCGTGAGCGCCATCATCGCTGCTCCTGatcctgctgctgcctctCGTGACCTCCTCAGCCAGGTGATCACAGCCAAGATACCTGAAGTCGTCGGTGCGGTAGCTAATACCACCCCCCTGACGCACAACATGACCAACCTG GTCGTCCAGAACTTTGCCGCCAACGTAGCTCTCTGTGTCGGTGCCTCCCCCATCATGGCAAACTACGCAGAAGAGGCGGCCGACCTGGCCAAGCTTGGCGGCGCCCTCGTCGTCAACATGGGCACTGTGACCCCTGACGGCCTCAAGAACTATatccaggccatcaaggcctaCAATGAAGCCGGACGTCCTATTGTTCTGGACCCAGTCGG CGCCGGCGCAACATCTGTTCGCCGTAATGCCGTCAAGTCCCTCCTCGACGCAGGCCACTTCACCGTCATCAAGGGCAACGAGGGCGAGATCCAGACCGTGGCGGGAGCTACAATCACCCAGCGTGGTGTAGACTCTACCTCATCATTGACCCTCGCCCAGAAAGCCTCGCTCGTGCGTTCCATCGCGAAAAAGCGCCGCAACGTGGTTCTCCTGACAGGCGCTGTTGACCTTGTCAGCGACGGATCCCGCACACTGGCTATTAGCAACGGACACCCCTATCTTGGTGAGGTTACAGGCACGGGATGCACTCTTGGTACCACTGTGAGTGCCATGGTTGCCGCGTACGGAGCCGATCCGCTACTGGCTGCCGTAGCCGGCACCGTCATGTTCGGGCTTGCCGCCGAGTTCGCCGCCGAGAGAAGTGAGGTCCGCGGGCCGGGTACGTTTGTTCCCACCTTCTTGGACGAGCTGTATGCCATTCGAAAGGCCACTGGCAACGGTGATCTTAGATGGTTGACcatggccaaggtcaaggcagTCGAGGCTGCGGACATCGAGGCGTAG
- a CDS encoding Pyr-redox-2 domain-containing protein, with the protein MVGFPPSRALVRVGGTGNRVISKRLAGTITQDADSKERIVVLGSGWAGYALARTINPSKASRILISPRSHFVFTPLIASTAVGTLEFRAAVEPCRKLGLTEFHQAWASDIDFAAKTITVEANQRDGVTARTGKDLLKGLEFQVPYDKLVVAVGCYSQTFGVEGVKEHACFLRDATDARTVRLKVLQKFEQAALPSASDVQRKRLLHFAVVGGGPTGIEFAAELHDLIHEDLSKMYPELMEHVAITIYDIAPKVLPMFDRNLAAYATNMFSRRGIRVKTEHHLQRIRQDDDVLLMKIKEEPEEVAAGVVVWSTGLMQNPLVGRLVGQEVKGAGKIAKDSKTGGIKVDEHLRVQVESQDNNGNTITKSLPDVYAIGDCAVVQGRSFPATAQVASQQATYLGKRFNAGTSSQGAPTAPFHFRNWGTMAYLGGWRAIHQKGADELKGRAAWILWRTAYLTKSMSLKNKIMIPFYWLITWIFGRDISRF; encoded by the exons ATGGTTGGTTTTCCGCCGAGTCGTGCTTTGGTGAGGGTGGGAGGAACTGGGAATAGAGTCATCTCCAAGAGACTGGCGGGCACGATAACACAAGATG CCGACTCCAAGGAACGCATCGTGGTGCTCGGATCCGGATGGGCCGGCTACGCCCTCGCCCGGACAATCAACCCCTCAAAAGCCTCACGGATCCTCATCTCTCCTCGTTCCCACTTTGTTTTCACTCCCCTCATCGCGTCTACGGCGGTTGGAACCCTCGAGTTTAGAGCTGCTGTTGAGCCATGCCGCAAGTTGGGACTGACAGAGTTCCACCAGGCGTGGGCGTCAGACATTGACTTTGCGGCAAAGACCATCACAGTCGAGGCTAATCAGCGAGATGGTGTCACGGCCCGCACGGGGAAGGATCTGCTCAAGGGCCTCGAGTTCCAGGTGCCGTATGACAAGCTCGTCGTGGCTGTTGGGTGTTACAGCCAGACATTTGGCGTCGAAGGTGTCAAGGAGCACGCCTGTTTCCTAAGAGATGCTACAGACGCCAGAACTGTACGTCTCAAGGTTTTGCAAAAGTTTGAGCAGGCGGCTCTGCCAAGTGCCAGCGATGTTCAGAGAAAGCGTCTGCTACACTTTGCCGTCGTGGGTGGAGGTCCTACTGGCATTGAGTTTGCGGCAGAGTTGCACGACCTGATTCATGAGGATTTGTCAAAGATGTATCCAGAGCTGATGGAGCATGTGGCCATCACCATCTACGACATTGCGCCCAAGGTCTTGCCCATGTTTGATCGCAACTTGGCGGCATATGCGACAAACATGTTTAGCCGCAGGGGTATCCGTGTCAAGACGGAGCATCACCTTCAGCGCATTCGACAGGACGACGACGTACTACTCATGAAGATTAAGGAAGAGCCAGAGGAGGTGGCAGCTGGTGTTGTCGTCTGGAGTACTGGTCTCATGCAGAATCCCCTGGTAGGGAGACTGGTCGGCCAGGAGGTCAAGGGCGCAGGCAAGATTGCCAAGGACAGCAAAACGGGTGGCATCAAGGTGGACGAGCACCTCCGCGTACAAGTCGAATCCCAAGACAACAACGGAAACACCATCACAAAGTCCCTCCCAGACGTCTACGCCATCGGCGACTGCGCCGTCGTCCAAGGCCGATCTTTCCCAGCAACAGCTCAGGTGGCCAGCCAACAGGCCACATACCTCGGAAAGCGCTTCAACGCGGGCACTTCATCCCAAGGAGCTCCCACGGCGCCGTTCCACTTCCGCAACTGGGGAACAATGGCGTACCTCGGCGGATGGAGGGCCATCCACCAGAAGGGCGCCGACGAACTCAAGGGCAGAGCTGCGTGGATCCTCTGGAGGACTGCGTACCTGACCAAGAGCATGAGTCTGAAGAACAAGATCATGATTCCATTTTACTGGTTGATTACTTGGATCTTTGGGCGGGATATCTCGAGGTTTTAA